The genome window CGGTTTCAGCCGACGGGTAGGGTTGGAGCAGTGGATTCCGGCTGGCCTGCGAGCCTCATAAGGGATGTCCCCGATTTCCCCACGCCGGGGATCTTGTTCAAGGACATCACCCCGCTGCTCGACGACGCGGGGGCATTCAAATGGGCCACCGATGAGCTGGCCGACCGTTTCAGCGACGCTCCGGCGGACCGAGTGGTGGGGGTTGAGGCCCGGGGGTTCATCCTGGGAGCCGCAGTGGCCTATCGCCTCGGTCTCGGATTCGTGCCCGTTCGCAAGCCGGGCAAGCTGCCCTACGACACCCGGTCGGTCGACTATGAGCTGGAATACGGCACTGCTTCGCTCGAGGCCCACACCGACGCCATGTCCCCTGGTCAGCGAGTGCTCATCATCGATGATGTGCTGGCCACTGGGGGCACCGCGGCCGCCGCTGTCGAGCTTGTCAATTCTGTTGGCGCGGAAGTGGCCGGGGTGGGCTTCCTAATCGAGTTGGGATTCCTGGATGGCCGGGGGAAAATAGAAGAACACGCCGACTGTCCGGTGATCTCACTGTTCTGCTTCGGGGATGACGGATGACGCTGACAGAAAGACCGTTGCCCAGTATCCCGCTGTTCTGCTTCGGGGGTGATGTGTGACACTGACTGAGCGGCCACTGCCGTGGATGGATCAGCCCGGACAGGACATGGGTCCGCTGCTCAACGCCTATCTGGAACGCCACCCCAACAGCACGTCCGACCGCATTGAAACGGCCTATCGCCTGGCCGAGAAGGCCCACTCCGGACAGGTGCGCAAGTCCGGTGAGCCCTACGTCACCCATCCCCTGGCCGTGGCCCACATCGTGGTCGAGCTGGGTTTGGACGATGTGTCGGTCATCGCCGCCTTGCTGCACGACGCCATCGAGGACACCGCCATGGACCTGTCGGAGGTGGAGCACCATTTCGGCGGGGAAGTGGCCTCAATCGTGGACAGCGTCACCCGGCTGGACCGACTCAAGTTCAACACCCAAGAGGAGGAGCAGGCCGCCTCCATGCGCAAGATGCTGGTGGCCATCGCCAAGGACCTGCGGGTGCTGGTGGTGAAGCTCTCCGACCGGCTGCACAACATGCGGACGCTGGCCGCGCTGCCGCTGGAGAAGCAGCATCGGGTGGCCCGGGAGACCATGGACATCTACGCCCCGCTGGCCAACCGCCTGGGTATGCAGGACATGAAGCTCCAGCTCGAAGACCTGGCCTTTGCCGCCCTGCACCCCAAGCGCTACGCCGAGATCGACCGCATGGTGGCCACTCGGGCGCCCGAGCGCGACCTGTATCTCACCCAGGTTCTCTCCAGCGTGGAAGCCCGCTTGGCCGAGCTGGGCATCCCCGCCCAAGTCACGGGCCGCCCCAAGCACCTTTGGAGCATCTACGAGAAGATGATGACCAAGGATCGCAGCTTCGACGAGATCTACGACTTGGTGGGCATGCGGGTAATCGTCGATTCGGTGCGGGATTGCTACGCCGCTTTGGGGTCCATCCATGCCACCTGGAAGCCGGTGCAGGGGCGATTCAAGGACTACATCGCCATGCCCAAGTTCAACCTCTACCAATCGCTGCACACCACGGTGGTCGGGCCGGGGGGCAAGTCGCTGGAGGTGCAGCTCCGCACCAACGAGATGCACGCCCGGGCCGAGCAGGGAGTGGCCGCTCACTGGGACTACAAAGAGGGTGCCACCGCCGACGATCTGGCCTGGTTGAGCCGCATCATCGACTGGCAGCAGGAGACCTCCGACGCCGTCGAATTCCTGAGCAATCTCAAGACCGACCTCGACCACGACGAGGTCCAGGTTTTCACCCCCAAGGGCGAGGTGGTGTCGCTGCCGATGGGGGCGATTCCCATCGATTTCGCCTACGCCATCCACACCGAGGTGGGCCATGCCTGTATAGGGGCTCGGGTCAACGGCCAGCTCGTGCCACTGGACCGCGAGCTTCGGCCCGGCGACATGGTGGAGATCTTCACCTCCAAGGTGGCCGACAAGGGACCGTCGCGCGACTGGCTTGGGCTGGTGGCGTCCCACCGAGCCCGCAACAAGATCCGCCAGTGGTTCGCCCAGGCCCGCCGGGAGGACGCCATCAAGGCCGGCCGCGACGCGGTGGCTGCTGCCCTGCGCCGCGAGCGACTGCCGGTGGCCAAGGTCCTGTCGGGCGAAGAGCTGCTGCACGCGGCCACCGACATGAACTACCGCGATCTCGACACCCTGTTCGCCGCGGTGGGGGAGCGCCATGTGTCGGCCAAGGCGGTGGCCGAGCGGGTGGCCGGCATGAGGGTGGAGCTGGCGGTGGAAGAAGAGCAGGACGATGAGCTGGCTGCGGTCCCGTCGCCGGCGGTATTGCCCCGCCGTACCGACCAATCGGTGGAGGTGGAGGGCCTCGACGACGTGCTGGTCAACCTGGCCCGCTGCTGCAAACCGGTTCCCCCCGACGAGATCATCGGCTTCGTCACTCGAGGCCGGGGGGTTTCGGTCCATCGTACGGAGTGCGCCAATGCAGCTTCGCTTTCGTTCGAGCAGGGCGACCGGCTCATCGATGTGGATTGGAGCGCCGAGCGCAGCGGCGCCTATTGCGTGACCATCGAGGTCAAGGCGTTCGACCGCACCCGCTTGTTGCGGGACGTGGCCAATGCCCTGTCCACCGGATCGGTCAACATCCTGGCCTGCGAGACCCGCACCGGCGCCGACCACATCTCGGTCATGCGGTTCGACTTCGAGCTGAGCGATGGCACCCATCTCGACGCCCTCTTGCGCACCATCCGGGGGATCGAGTCGGTTTACAACGCCTACCGAGTCCTCCCTACTGCCACTGGCTCATAGTTGTGGCTGAAGTGTTCCAAGCGCCGAAGGGGACTCGCGACATCCTGCCGCCGGAGTCGGATCGCTGGCAGGCGCTGGTCGCTGTGTTCGCCGAGGTGTTCGGCCGGGCCGGCTACGGGCTGGTGCAGAATCCCATGTTCGAGGAGATCGGGGTGTTCCAGCGCTTGGGCGAGGGCACCGAGGTGGTCCGCAAGGAGATGTACGACTTCTTCGACAAGGGCGACCGCCATATGGCCCTGCGCCCGGAGGGCACCGCCTCGGTGGTTAGGGCCTTCAACCAGCACCGGCCCACCGTGCCCTGGAAAGTGTGGTACCTCACCCCCTGTTTCCGCTACGAGGAGCCCCAGGCCGGGCGGTTCCGCCAGCACCACCAAGTGGGGGCGGAGGCCATTGGATCGGCCGATCCCGACCTCGACGTGGAGGTCATCGCCCTCCAGCACGACTTCTATCGGTCGCTCGGTTTGAGCCGGCTGTCGCTGCGGCTCAACTCCATGGGCAGCCCCGGCGACCGGCAGGCCTACGCCGGGCAGTTGGCCGCCTGGCTGGGTCAGCGGCTGGGGGAGTTGGACGAGGCCGACCGGGCCAACGCCGCCGACCATCCTCTGCGGGTGCTGGACTCCAAGCGGGAGCGCACCATGGCCGCAGTCGCCGACGCCCCCCTCATCACCGACTGCCTCTCCGACGAGGCCGCCGCCCACTTCGAGCGGGTGCAGGCCGGGCTGGATGCCTTGGGGGTCGGCTACGAGATCGATCCCCGGCTGGTGCGAGGCCTGGACTACTACACCCACACCACCTGGGAGTTCGCGGCCGGTGCTTTGTCCTCAGCCCAGAACGCGGTGGGCGGCGGGGGGCGCTACGACGGCTTGGCCGAGTCCCTCGGCGGCAAACCCGCCCCCGGTGTGGGCTTCGGCGCCGGCATCGAGCGCATCCTGCTGGCTGCTGACGCTGAGGGTGCCCTCGCGGAAGCCAAGCCAACCGTTGACGTGTTCGTGGTGGATGTGACCGGGGGAGACGCCGGCCGCGACCTCACCTTCGAGCTGCGCCGCAGCGGCATCTCCGCCGACCGGGCCTTCGACGCCCGCTCGATGAAAGCCCAGATGAAGGTGGCCGACCGCTCGGGCGCCCGACTGGCCCTGCTGGTGGGGGAGGATGAGCTGGCGTCGGGCACCGTCACGCTGCGCGACCTGCGCTCAGCAGGCGGCCAAGTTGCTCTGGCCAGAGCCGATGTTGTCGATGGGGTGGCCGCGAGGTTGTCC of bacterium contains these proteins:
- a CDS encoding adenine phosphoribosyltransferase, with amino-acid sequence MDSGWPASLIRDVPDFPTPGILFKDITPLLDDAGAFKWATDELADRFSDAPADRVVGVEARGFILGAAVAYRLGLGFVPVRKPGKLPYDTRSVDYELEYGTASLEAHTDAMSPGQRVLIIDDVLATGGTAAAAVELVNSVGAEVAGVGFLIELGFLDGRGKIEEHADCPVISLFCFGDDG
- a CDS encoding bifunctional (p)ppGpp synthetase/guanosine-3',5'-bis(diphosphate) 3'-pyrophosphohydrolase; translation: MTLTERPLPWMDQPGQDMGPLLNAYLERHPNSTSDRIETAYRLAEKAHSGQVRKSGEPYVTHPLAVAHIVVELGLDDVSVIAALLHDAIEDTAMDLSEVEHHFGGEVASIVDSVTRLDRLKFNTQEEEQAASMRKMLVAIAKDLRVLVVKLSDRLHNMRTLAALPLEKQHRVARETMDIYAPLANRLGMQDMKLQLEDLAFAALHPKRYAEIDRMVATRAPERDLYLTQVLSSVEARLAELGIPAQVTGRPKHLWSIYEKMMTKDRSFDEIYDLVGMRVIVDSVRDCYAALGSIHATWKPVQGRFKDYIAMPKFNLYQSLHTTVVGPGGKSLEVQLRTNEMHARAEQGVAAHWDYKEGATADDLAWLSRIIDWQQETSDAVEFLSNLKTDLDHDEVQVFTPKGEVVSLPMGAIPIDFAYAIHTEVGHACIGARVNGQLVPLDRELRPGDMVEIFTSKVADKGPSRDWLGLVASHRARNKIRQWFAQARREDAIKAGRDAVAAALRRERLPVAKVLSGEELLHAATDMNYRDLDTLFAAVGERHVSAKAVAERVAGMRVELAVEEEQDDELAAVPSPAVLPRRTDQSVEVEGLDDVLVNLARCCKPVPPDEIIGFVTRGRGVSVHRTECANAASLSFEQGDRLIDVDWSAERSGAYCVTIEVKAFDRTRLLRDVANALSTGSVNILACETRTGADHISVMRFDFELSDGTHLDALLRTIRGIESVYNAYRVLPTATGS
- the hisS gene encoding histidine--tRNA ligase encodes the protein MAEVFQAPKGTRDILPPESDRWQALVAVFAEVFGRAGYGLVQNPMFEEIGVFQRLGEGTEVVRKEMYDFFDKGDRHMALRPEGTASVVRAFNQHRPTVPWKVWYLTPCFRYEEPQAGRFRQHHQVGAEAIGSADPDLDVEVIALQHDFYRSLGLSRLSLRLNSMGSPGDRQAYAGQLAAWLGQRLGELDEADRANAADHPLRVLDSKRERTMAAVADAPLITDCLSDEAAAHFERVQAGLDALGVGYEIDPRLVRGLDYYTHTTWEFAAGALSSAQNAVGGGGRYDGLAESLGGKPAPGVGFGAGIERILLAADAEGALAEAKPTVDVFVVDVTGGDAGRDLTFELRRSGISADRAFDARSMKAQMKVADRSGARLALLVGEDELASGTVTLRDLRSAGGQVALARADVVDGVAARLSEG